Proteins from a single region of Rhipicephalus sanguineus isolate Rsan-2018 chromosome 5, BIME_Rsan_1.4, whole genome shotgun sequence:
- the LOC119394998 gene encoding homeobox protein Hox-A4: protein MTSYFGNLSPGATGWPTGAQDPHLYAPSKYSGSPAGYVDAPGAHHHQYAAAAAAAAAAAAASATFGSAGRYPYSGRFDAAPKGLGYDAHQHPTSPSHHPHHHHGHPQHAHHQSLAAATTRHQPVTSHPTWVPTTRPLFPPGLLPRRTPTWRRRRRRSPPRSTASRRAASLRSLPSSSRSNSKPPQQQPQFPGQSSAAASPVAATPGSNGAGSQPEGNGPGTPESYAGSAGSAEPVSGNERQGSPTNAQSPSKTDNFYPWMKSYSDSSQGPKRTRQTYTRYQTLELEKEFHFNRYLTRRRRIEIAHALGLTERQIKIWFQNRRMKAKKENKLQGGLLVPKPGNELVSVLQDSKGLGATMLDSVVYS from the exons ATGACCTCGTACTTCGGCAACCTGAGCCCGGGCGCGACGGGCTGGCCCACCGGCGCCCAGGACCCGCACTTGTATGCCCCTTCGAAGTACTCGGGCTCGCCGGCGGGTTACGTCGACGCTCCCGGAGCCCACCACCACCAGTACGCGGCGGCTGCGGCtgcagctgccgccgccgccgcggcatCGGCGACCTTCGGCTCTGCCGGCCGCTACCCGTACTCGGGACGCTTCGACGCGGCTCCCAAGGGACTCGGATACGATGCCCACCAGCACCCGACGTCGCCGTCCCATCACCCCCATCACCATCATGGGCATCCGCAGCATGCTCACCACCAATCCCTGG cagcagcaacaacccgGCACCAGCCTGTTACGAGCCACCCAACGTGGGTCCCTACTACTCGGCCGCTGTTCCCGCCAGGCCTCCTCCCGAGACGCACGCCCACGTGGCGCCGACGTCGGCGGCGGTCGCCTCCAAGGAGTACGGCAAGCCGACGAGCAGCGTCTCTCCGTTCGCTGCCATCGTCAAGCCGCAGCAACAGCAagccaccgcagcagcagccgcagttCCCGGGCCAGAGCTCGGCGGCGGCGAGTCCAGTGGCGGCGACACCCGGCAGCAACGGTGCGGGTTCGCAGCCCGAAGGCAACGGTCCCGGGACTCCCGAGAGCTACGCCGGGAGCGCTGGCAGCGCGGAGCCGGTTTCCGGGAACGAGCGACAGGGGTCTCCCACAAACGCGCAGTCGCCGAGCAAGACGGACAACTTCTACCCTTGGATGAAGTCCTACTCAG ATTCCTCGCAAGGGCCCAAGAGGACGCGGCAGACTTACACCCGCTACCAGACCCTGGAGCTGGAGAAGGAATTCCACTTCAACCGCTACTTGACGCGGCGCCGGAGGATAGAGATCGCGCACGCCCTGGGCCTGACCGAGCGCCAGATCAAGATCTGGTTCCAGAACCGGCGCATGAAGgccaagaaagaaaacaagcttcaagGGGGACTCCTGGTCCCAAAGCCTGGAAACGAACTAGTTAGTGTGCTCCAGGACTCGAAGGGGCTCGGGGCAACCATGTTGGACAGTGTGGTCTACAGCTGA